The following are encoded together in the Streptomyces sp. NBC_00341 genome:
- a CDS encoding NYN domain-containing protein — translation MEQPPGGAASADAADDAVEMLDRPLPEGVRRRVVALVSDAFGGLTVTELPAQLRQYARFTPTRRAKFAGNAMAAALAGDATFRRRIGERLRETQPELSAALEAGSPPAAADPVDVAAAAYVLRPDGWVKLLAAAGEEAQRADAERADEESRRELERLREELAQARAQTKSETERLRGDLDAARKEAESLQRKLRSAANEVKRAEAALRRGRAESDAVRAEAAVQVSAAESETRRLRARLGEAEASVEAGRRAAREGRSVEDMRLRLLLDTVLEAAGGLRRELALPPSSMRPADTVDAVEPGRMSPKDVAARALSDTDPALLDQLLALPQAHLIVDGYNVTKTGYPQLPLEKQRLRLLGGLSMLAAQTGAEMTCVFDGAELAAPVLLAPPRGVRVLFSKAGVTADELIRQLARAEPSGRPVVVVSTDREVADGVAKAGARPVASVLLLKRLSRV, via the coding sequence GTGGAGCAGCCCCCTGGCGGCGCCGCGTCGGCCGATGCGGCCGACGATGCCGTGGAGATGCTCGACCGCCCGCTGCCCGAAGGCGTACGGCGTCGGGTCGTCGCGCTGGTCTCGGACGCGTTCGGCGGCCTCACGGTCACCGAACTCCCCGCTCAGCTCCGACAGTACGCCCGTTTCACGCCGACGAGGCGTGCCAAGTTCGCCGGGAACGCGATGGCGGCCGCCCTGGCGGGCGACGCCACCTTCCGCCGGCGCATCGGTGAACGGCTGCGGGAGACCCAGCCGGAGCTGAGCGCCGCCCTGGAGGCCGGCTCGCCGCCCGCCGCCGCCGATCCCGTGGATGTCGCCGCCGCGGCCTACGTGCTGCGCCCGGACGGCTGGGTGAAGCTCCTCGCCGCCGCGGGCGAGGAGGCCCAGCGGGCCGACGCCGAGCGGGCCGACGAGGAGAGCCGGCGCGAACTGGAACGGCTCCGCGAGGAGCTGGCCCAGGCCCGCGCCCAGACGAAGAGCGAGACCGAACGGCTCCGCGGCGACCTCGACGCGGCCCGCAAGGAGGCCGAGTCGCTCCAGCGCAAACTGCGCAGCGCGGCCAACGAGGTGAAGCGCGCGGAGGCGGCCCTGCGCCGGGGCCGGGCCGAGAGCGACGCCGTACGTGCGGAGGCGGCCGTCCAGGTGTCCGCCGCGGAGAGCGAGACCCGCAGGCTGCGGGCCCGGCTCGGTGAGGCGGAGGCGTCCGTCGAGGCGGGGCGCAGGGCCGCCCGTGAGGGGCGCTCGGTCGAGGACATGCGGCTGCGGCTGCTGCTGGACACGGTGCTCGAAGCGGCCGGCGGACTGCGGCGCGAACTGGCGCTGCCGCCCTCCTCGATGCGCCCCGCGGACACGGTGGACGCGGTCGAGCCCGGCCGGATGTCGCCCAAGGACGTTGCCGCCAGAGCCCTTTCCGACACCGATCCGGCGCTGCTGGACCAACTGCTGGCGCTGCCGCAGGCGCACCTCATCGTGGACGGCTACAACGTCACCAAGACCGGCTACCCGCAGCTGCCGCTGGAGAAGCAGCGACTGCGGCTGCTGGGCGGTCTGTCGATGCTCGCGGCCCAGACGGGCGCCGAGATGACCTGCGTCTTCGACGGGGCGGAGCTGGCCGCTCCGGTGCTGCTCGCACCGCCCCGCGGAGTGCGGGTGCTGTTCAGCAAGGCCGGTGTCACCGCGGACGAGCTGATCCGTCAGCTCGCGCGTGCCGAACCGTCCGGGCGGCCCGTCGTGGTGGTCTCCACCGACCGCGAAGTGGCCGACGGAGTGGCGAAGGCGGGAGCCAGACCCGTCGCGTCCGTCTTGCTCCTGAAGCGGCTTTCGCGCGTTTGA
- a CDS encoding NlpC/P60 family protein, with protein sequence MVSHRRSTQPGQSRSARVTVLSAAAATAAATLGAATANAEPRDTPQTAGSRADRLYAEAEQATEQYNKAGEDVRRLRGEVSRAQDRAARGQERVNGMRRGLGSAARAQYRSGGIDPSLALLLSSDPDNYLERAAALGMVNDSRALALAELRRAQRSLAQTRAEAARSLAGLERDRAALSRHKRTVVRKLAEARRLLGTLRGAERAAFDRSSRTGRDTADGTVAGLPAGSARAAAAVTAVQRALGRPYVWGASGPSGFDCSGLMQWAYAQAGVSLPRTSQAQRYAGHQVPLSEARPGDLVAYRADASHIGMYVGNGQVIHAPYPGAPVRYDPVGMMPVSSVTRV encoded by the coding sequence GTGGTGTCCCATCGCCGTTCCACACAGCCCGGCCAGAGCCGGAGCGCCCGGGTCACTGTCCTGTCGGCCGCGGCGGCGACCGCCGCCGCGACGCTCGGCGCGGCCACCGCGAACGCCGAACCGCGGGACACCCCGCAGACCGCCGGGTCCCGGGCCGACCGCCTCTACGCCGAGGCCGAGCAGGCCACCGAGCAGTACAACAAGGCCGGTGAGGACGTCCGGCGGCTGCGCGGTGAGGTGAGCCGGGCGCAGGACCGGGCGGCCCGAGGGCAGGAACGGGTCAACGGGATGCGCAGGGGGCTCGGTTCCGCCGCCCGCGCCCAGTACCGCTCCGGCGGCATCGACCCCTCGCTCGCCCTGCTGCTCTCCTCTGACCCGGACAACTACCTGGAGCGGGCCGCCGCGCTGGGCATGGTCAACGACAGCCGGGCGCTCGCCCTGGCCGAACTCCGCAGGGCCCAGCGGTCGCTGGCCCAGACCCGGGCGGAGGCCGCCCGTTCCCTCGCGGGCCTGGAGCGCGACCGCGCCGCCCTCAGCCGCCACAAGCGGACCGTCGTCCGCAAGCTCGCCGAGGCCAGGCGGCTGCTCGGAACGCTGCGCGGTGCCGAACGGGCAGCCTTCGACCGGTCCTCGCGCACCGGCCGGGACACCGCGGACGGGACGGTGGCCGGACTCCCGGCGGGCTCCGCGCGGGCGGCGGCCGCCGTCACGGCCGTCCAACGGGCGCTGGGCCGCCCGTACGTCTGGGGCGCGAGCGGTCCCTCCGGATTCGACTGCTCCGGTCTGATGCAGTGGGCGTACGCGCAGGCCGGGGTCAGCCTGCCCCGCACCTCGCAGGCCCAGCGGTACGCCGGCCATCAGGTGCCGCTCTCCGAAGCCCGCCCCGGTGACCTGGTCGCCTACCGCGCGGACGCGAGCCATATCGGGATGTACGTGGGAAACGGCCAGGTCATCCACGCCCCGTACCCCGGCGCCCCGGTCCGCTACGACCCGGTCGGCATGATGCCCGTCTCCTCAGTGACCCGGGTCTGA
- a CDS encoding rhomboid family intramembrane serine protease, whose translation MIDRRAAAGRLLRAATSGGPPVTYALIALCCVVFAISPLSGLAPVYGSADALLSAQAGYFEHWGVIPSELWDGSAHALITPLTALFVHGSWLHLLGNILFLYVFGAMAEERMGHTEFAFFYLGCGYLALLAYAAAHATSDQTLVGASGAISAVLGAFLYLFPRARVTSVFPFLLFLPLRFPAWIVLIFWFVLQWLAAEGAGSGPGVAYLAHVVGFAVGFLYAWGRYRGNARVRSPATATEGESQP comes from the coding sequence ATGATCGATCGGCGGGCTGCGGCCGGCAGACTCCTGCGGGCGGCCACCTCGGGCGGGCCGCCGGTCACCTACGCCCTCATCGCCCTGTGCTGCGTGGTCTTCGCGATCAGCCCGCTCTCCGGGCTCGCCCCGGTGTACGGCAGCGCGGACGCCCTGCTGTCGGCCCAGGCCGGGTACTTCGAGCACTGGGGCGTGATCCCGAGCGAGCTGTGGGACGGCTCCGCACACGCCCTGATCACTCCGCTCACCGCGCTCTTCGTGCACGGCAGCTGGCTGCACCTGCTCGGCAACATACTGTTCCTGTACGTGTTCGGAGCGATGGCCGAGGAGCGCATGGGCCACACCGAGTTCGCGTTCTTCTACCTCGGCTGCGGCTACCTCGCGCTGCTCGCCTACGCGGCCGCGCACGCCACCTCGGACCAGACGCTCGTCGGCGCCTCGGGGGCGATCTCGGCGGTGCTGGGCGCCTTCCTCTATCTCTTCCCCCGGGCCAGGGTCACCAGCGTGTTCCCGTTCCTGCTCTTCCTCCCGCTGCGTTTCCCCGCCTGGATCGTGCTGATCTTCTGGTTCGTGCTCCAGTGGCTGGCCGCGGAGGGCGCGGGCAGCGGCCCCGGCGTGGCCTATCTCGCCCATGTGGTCGGCTTCGCGGTCGGCTTCCTCTACGCCTGGGGGCGCTACCGGGGTAACGCTAGAGTGAGATCTCCAGCCACGGCCACCGAGGGAGAAAGCCAGCCGTGA
- a CDS encoding Lrp/AsnC family transcriptional regulator, which translates to MITAIVLIKTSVDRIPEIAEAVAALDSVSEVFSVTGTYDLIAMVRVAKHDDLADVIPGRISKIPGVEATDTHVAFRTYSQHDLEAAFAIGLDG; encoded by the coding sequence GTGATCACCGCGATCGTGCTCATCAAAACCAGCGTGGACCGGATTCCCGAGATCGCCGAGGCCGTCGCGGCACTGGACAGCGTCAGCGAGGTCTTCTCGGTCACCGGTACGTACGACCTGATCGCCATGGTCCGGGTGGCCAAGCACGACGATCTCGCCGACGTCATCCCCGGCCGGATCAGCAAGATCCCCGGCGTCGAGGCGACCGACACCCACGTGGCGTTCCGTACGTACTCGCAGCACGACCTGGAGGCGGCCTTCGCCATCGGCCTGGACGGCTGA
- the trpD gene encoding anthranilate phosphoribosyltransferase, producing the protein MNVVTPVGGDSVAARTWPGVLTPLMRGQDLSADDTAWAMDRIMSGEATDVQIAGFAVALRAKGETVMEVTGLVRAMYEHATTIHVPGRTVDIVGTGGDMAKTVNISTMSAIVLAGAGAKVVKHGNRASSSASGSSDVLGKLGVNLDLPPQRVVEVAEEAGITFCFAVKFHPALRYAAKARAELGAPTTFNILGPLTNPAQVRSQAIGVADLRMAPIVAGVLAERGNSALVFRGDDGLDELTTTATSRVWVARDGVVREQAFDPRDVGLDLVPVEALRGADASYNADVARRLLAGETGPVRDAVLLNAAAALVALEPGEGTLEEQLAAGMARAAESIDSGSAGRALERWVKASNA; encoded by the coding sequence ATGAACGTTGTGACCCCGGTCGGCGGCGACAGCGTGGCGGCTCGTACCTGGCCCGGCGTGCTGACCCCGCTGATGCGCGGCCAGGACCTGAGCGCGGACGACACCGCGTGGGCGATGGACCGCATCATGAGCGGCGAGGCGACCGACGTGCAGATCGCCGGCTTCGCGGTGGCCCTGCGCGCCAAGGGCGAGACGGTCATGGAGGTCACCGGTCTGGTCCGTGCGATGTACGAGCACGCCACCACGATCCACGTGCCGGGCCGCACGGTCGACATCGTCGGCACCGGCGGCGACATGGCCAAGACGGTCAACATCTCCACCATGTCCGCGATCGTCCTGGCCGGTGCGGGCGCCAAGGTCGTCAAGCACGGCAACCGCGCCTCCTCCTCGGCCAGCGGCTCCTCCGACGTACTGGGCAAGCTCGGCGTCAACCTGGATCTGCCCCCGCAGCGCGTCGTCGAGGTGGCGGAGGAGGCGGGCATCACCTTCTGCTTCGCGGTGAAGTTCCACCCCGCCCTGCGGTACGCGGCGAAGGCGCGGGCGGAGCTCGGCGCGCCGACCACCTTCAACATCCTGGGTCCGCTCACCAACCCGGCCCAGGTGCGCTCCCAGGCCATCGGCGTCGCCGACCTGCGGATGGCGCCCATCGTCGCGGGCGTCCTCGCGGAGCGCGGCAACTCCGCGCTGGTCTTCCGCGGCGACGACGGCCTGGACGAGCTGACCACCACCGCGACCTCCCGGGTCTGGGTGGCCCGCGACGGCGTCGTGCGCGAGCAGGCCTTCGACCCGCGCGACGTCGGCCTGGACCTGGTACCGGTCGAGGCGCTGCGCGGCGCCGACGCCTCGTACAACGCCGATGTGGCCCGCCGGCTGCTGGCCGGGGAGACGGGGCCCGTACGGGACGCCGTCCTGCTCAACGCGGCGGCGGCGCTGGTCGCGCTGGAGCCGGGGGAGGGCACCCTTGAGGAGCAGCTCGCCGCCGGTATGGCGAGGGCCGCCGAGTCCATCGACTCCGGGTCCGCCGGGCGCGCCCTGGAGAGATGGGTCAAGGCCAGCAACGCCTGA
- a CDS encoding C40 family peptidase, protein MASHRRPKNPSRARVTVLTATAAAAVALTSQAAHADPKPTKSEVKAKVDKLYHEAEAATEQYSGAKEKQEKLEKQVGALQDKVARGQEELNTLRGGLGSLAAAQYRSGGIDPSVQLFLASDPDSFLDQASSLDQLTAKQTEALTNIQEKQRSLAQERKEAQDKLGDLADVRKTLGEKKKQQQGKLAEARQVLNTLTAAERAKIREDDLRASRSAGDRVDLGSEVPASALGGAALQAASTQVGKPYVSGGTGPSSFDCSGLTQWAYHQAGAEITRTTYTQINQGTQIGRSQLKPGDLVFFSNTSHVALYAGNNTVLHAPKPGAVVRYESMNTVGAYQTAVRI, encoded by the coding sequence GTGGCGTCCCACCGCCGTCCCAAGAACCCGAGCCGCGCCCGTGTGACCGTGCTCACCGCGACCGCCGCCGCGGCCGTGGCCCTCACCTCCCAGGCCGCTCACGCCGACCCCAAGCCGACCAAGAGCGAGGTCAAGGCGAAGGTCGACAAGCTCTACCACGAGGCGGAGGCCGCCACCGAGCAGTACAGCGGGGCCAAGGAGAAGCAGGAGAAGCTCGAGAAGCAGGTCGGCGCGCTTCAGGACAAGGTCGCCCGCGGTCAGGAGGAGCTCAACACGCTCCGCGGCGGACTCGGTTCGCTCGCTGCCGCGCAGTACCGCTCTGGCGGCATCGACCCCTCGGTGCAGCTCTTCCTCGCCTCCGACCCGGACAGCTTCCTGGACCAGGCCTCCTCGCTGGACCAGTTGACGGCCAAGCAGACCGAAGCGCTGACGAACATCCAGGAGAAGCAGCGGTCCCTCGCGCAGGAGCGCAAGGAGGCCCAGGACAAGCTCGGTGACCTGGCCGACGTCCGCAAGACGCTCGGTGAGAAGAAGAAGCAGCAGCAGGGCAAGCTCGCCGAGGCCCGGCAGGTGCTCAACACCCTGACCGCCGCCGAGCGCGCGAAGATCCGCGAGGACGACCTGCGCGCCAGCCGCTCCGCCGGTGACCGGGTCGACCTGGGCAGCGAGGTCCCCGCCTCCGCCCTTGGCGGCGCGGCCCTCCAGGCCGCCTCCACCCAGGTGGGCAAGCCGTACGTCTCCGGCGGCACCGGCCCCAGCTCGTTCGACTGCTCGGGTCTGACCCAGTGGGCCTACCACCAGGCCGGTGCCGAGATCACCCGCACCACGTACACCCAGATCAACCAGGGCACGCAGATCGGCCGCAGCCAGCTGAAGCCGGGCGACCTGGTCTTCTTCAGCAACACCTCGCACGTGGCCCTCTACGCGGGCAACAACACCGTGCTGCACGCCCCGAAGCCGGGCGCCGTGGTCCGCTACGAGTCGATGAACACCGTCGGCGCCTACCAGACCGCCGTACGCATCTGA
- a CDS encoding glycosyltransferase family 4 protein encodes MDKTLIVTNDFPPRPGGIQAFLHNMALRLDPDRIVVYASTWKRGPEGAEATAAFDAEQPFTVVRDRTTMLLPTPRVTRRAVQLLRTHGCSSVWFGAAAPLGLMAPALRRAGARRLVATTHGHEAGWAQLPASRQLLRRIGEGTDTITYLGEYTRSRIAAALTPAAAERMVQLPPGVDEKTFHPDSGGDLVRARLGLTDRPVVVCVSRLVPRKGQDTLILAMPAILAEVPDAVLLIVGGGPYADELKKLAAETGVQDSVRFTGPVPWAELPAHYGAGDVFAMPCRTRRGGLDVEGLGIVYLEASATGLPVVAGDSGGAPDAVLDGETGWVVRGGSAEESAERIVALLGDAELRRRMGERGRAWVEEKWRWDLLAQKLRTLL; translated from the coding sequence ATGGACAAGACCCTGATCGTGACCAACGACTTCCCGCCCCGCCCCGGTGGCATCCAGGCGTTCCTGCACAACATGGCGCTCCGGCTGGACCCGGACCGGATCGTCGTCTACGCCTCCACCTGGAAGCGCGGCCCCGAGGGTGCCGAGGCCACCGCCGCCTTCGACGCGGAGCAGCCCTTCACCGTGGTCCGCGACCGTACGACGATGCTGCTGCCGACCCCGAGGGTGACCCGCCGCGCCGTCCAGCTGCTGCGCACCCACGGCTGCTCGTCCGTCTGGTTCGGCGCCGCCGCCCCGCTCGGGCTGATGGCACCCGCGCTGCGCCGGGCCGGTGCCCGCCGGCTGGTCGCCACCACGCACGGGCACGAGGCCGGCTGGGCCCAGCTGCCCGCCTCCCGGCAGCTGCTGCGGCGGATCGGCGAGGGTACGGACACGATCACCTACCTCGGCGAGTACACCCGCTCCCGGATCGCCGCCGCGCTGACCCCGGCGGCCGCGGAGCGCATGGTCCAGCTGCCGCCCGGCGTGGACGAGAAGACCTTCCACCCGGACTCGGGCGGCGATCTGGTCCGGGCCCGGCTCGGGCTCACGGACCGGCCGGTCGTCGTCTGCGTGTCCCGGCTGGTGCCCCGCAAGGGCCAGGACACCCTGATCCTCGCGATGCCCGCGATCCTGGCCGAGGTGCCCGACGCCGTGCTGCTGATCGTCGGCGGCGGACCGTACGCGGACGAGCTGAAGAAGCTGGCCGCGGAGACCGGGGTGCAGGATTCGGTGCGGTTCACCGGCCCCGTGCCCTGGGCGGAGCTGCCCGCGCACTACGGGGCCGGTGACGTCTTCGCGATGCCGTGCCGCACCCGGCGCGGCGGCCTGGACGTGGAGGGCCTCGGCATCGTCTACCTGGAGGCGTCCGCGACCGGGCTGCCGGTGGTGGCGGGCGACTCGGGCGGCGCCCCCGACGCGGTGCTCGACGGCGAGACGGGGTGGGTGGTGCGCGGCGGCTCCGCCGAGGAGTCGGCGGAGCGGATCGTCGCGCTGCTCGGTGACGCGGAGCTGCGCCGGCGGATGGGGGAGCGGGGCCGGGCCTGGGTCGAGGAGAAGTGGCGCTGGGACCTGCTGGCCCAGAAGCTCAGGACGCTGCTGTGA
- a CDS encoding glycosyltransferase family 87 protein, giving the protein MTGSSSARPAFVVWALSRALLLLCVIKVITLPGPDVTSDVSVIYHGWYDVLSSGSYPQSDVTWQYPPLAALAILSPALLPFLDYASAFFVLAFLCDALVLGLLLYAGRGAARRTAGAWVWVAGVPLLGTTAYARYDVMVTAVAVAALLAGVRHPKVLGALAAFGALLKVWPALVLAGTARGRQTRLAWATAAGVAVVLLVVCAVAAPGALAFLGFQRDRGTEVESLGALVFHVARQFGWQGRVELHYGSLEFLGPHVPLVSTLALGLSVLAFGWLLVWRLKARTFGVSTPADAAFTAVLLFTTTSRVISPQYMLWLVGLAAVCLVFRESRMALPACLVLVATGVTQLEFPLGFVHVVTSDATGVLLMFVRNGLLVAATLIAGGRLWRDTVTRPAPEVSPAGRARTPASAP; this is encoded by the coding sequence ATGACGGGTTCGAGCAGCGCACGACCGGCCTTCGTGGTGTGGGCCCTCAGCAGGGCCCTGCTGCTGCTGTGCGTCATCAAGGTGATCACGCTGCCGGGTCCCGACGTGACGAGCGACGTGTCTGTGATCTACCACGGCTGGTACGACGTGCTGAGCTCGGGCAGCTACCCGCAGTCCGACGTCACGTGGCAGTACCCGCCCCTCGCGGCGCTCGCGATCCTCTCCCCCGCCCTGCTGCCGTTCCTGGACTACGCCTCGGCCTTCTTCGTGCTGGCGTTCCTCTGCGACGCGCTGGTGCTCGGTCTGCTGCTGTACGCGGGCCGGGGCGCGGCCCGGCGGACGGCCGGGGCGTGGGTGTGGGTGGCGGGCGTGCCGCTGCTGGGGACGACGGCGTACGCCCGGTACGACGTGATGGTGACGGCCGTCGCGGTGGCGGCGCTGCTGGCGGGGGTGCGGCATCCGAAGGTGCTGGGGGCGCTGGCGGCGTTCGGGGCGCTGCTGAAGGTGTGGCCTGCGCTGGTGCTGGCCGGTACGGCCCGGGGGCGGCAGACGCGGCTGGCGTGGGCGACGGCGGCCGGGGTGGCGGTGGTGCTGCTGGTGGTGTGCGCGGTGGCGGCGCCCGGCGCGCTGGCCTTCCTCGGCTTCCAGCGCGACCGGGGCACAGAGGTCGAGTCGCTGGGTGCGCTGGTCTTCCACGTGGCGCGGCAGTTCGGCTGGCAGGGCCGGGTGGAGCTGCACTACGGCTCACTGGAGTTCCTGGGCCCGCACGTGCCGCTGGTGAGTACGCTCGCGCTGGGGCTGAGCGTGCTGGCGTTCGGCTGGCTGCTGGTGTGGCGGCTGAAGGCGCGCACGTTCGGTGTGAGTACGCCGGCGGACGCGGCGTTCACCGCGGTGCTGCTGTTCACCACCACGAGCCGGGTGATCAGCCCGCAGTACATGCTGTGGCTGGTCGGTCTGGCGGCGGTCTGCCTGGTCTTCCGGGAGAGCCGGATGGCGCTGCCCGCCTGTCTGGTGCTGGTGGCGACGGGCGTCACCCAGCTGGAGTTCCCGCTCGGGTTCGTCCATGTGGTCACGAGCGACGCGACGGGCGTGCTCCTGATGTTCGTACGCAACGGGCTGCTGGTCGCCGCGACGCTGATCGCGGGCGGGCGGCTCTGGCGGGACACGGTGACGCGGCCGGCCCCCGAGGTCAGCCCAGCCGGTCGCGCACGTACTCCCGCCAGCGCGCCGTGA
- a CDS encoding aminotransferase class V-fold PLP-dependent enzyme, with translation MSVFTAAADQSICAPLPVLGKDVTVPLVTGGEVTYAALDYAASAPALQRVWDDVAAYAPYYGSVHRGAGYLSQLSTDLFESSRVTVAEFLGCREDDQVIFTRSTTDSLNLLAAAVPADCQVFVFETEHHASLLPWRDARVTYLNAPRTPAQAVATLERALADRDPSPSSQLRSSRGGPIGPALVCVTGASNVTGELWPVKELAAAAHAHGARIVLDAAQLAPHHPVDIAELDVDWVAFSGHKLYAPFGSGVLAGRSDWLRDAEPYLAGGGASRKVARRTGGGVDVEWHTTAARHEAGSPNVIGVYSIASACKALTEAGFDSLVAREQQLVSEVRAGLAEVPEVKVLSLFGDDAPRVGVISFVVEGWNSSHFAAALSAEYGIGVRDGLFCAHPLVRTLLGSDPQDVGECGAPEAEPGEKSLNAIRVSFGAGTPDEHVERFVRAVKELVSEGAQWKYRTEDGRCVPDRGTAQH, from the coding sequence ATGTCTGTCTTCACCGCTGCCGCCGACCAGTCCATTTGTGCCCCGCTGCCCGTTCTGGGCAAGGATGTGACGGTTCCGCTGGTGACCGGCGGTGAGGTCACGTACGCCGCGCTCGACTACGCCGCCAGCGCCCCGGCCCTGCAGCGGGTGTGGGACGACGTCGCCGCGTACGCGCCGTACTACGGCAGCGTCCACCGCGGTGCCGGCTACCTCTCGCAGCTCTCCACGGACCTCTTCGAGTCCAGCCGGGTGACCGTCGCGGAGTTCCTCGGCTGCCGCGAGGACGATCAGGTGATCTTCACCCGTTCGACCACCGACTCGCTCAACCTGCTGGCCGCCGCGGTGCCCGCCGACTGCCAGGTGTTCGTCTTCGAGACCGAGCACCACGCGTCCCTGCTGCCCTGGCGCGACGCCCGGGTGACCTACCTGAACGCCCCGCGCACCCCCGCCCAGGCCGTCGCCACCCTGGAGCGTGCGCTGGCCGACCGCGATCCTTCCCCAAGCTCTCAGCTTCGTTCGAGCAGGGGAGGCCCCATTGGCCCCGCGCTGGTCTGCGTCACCGGTGCCTCCAACGTCACCGGTGAGCTGTGGCCGGTCAAGGAGCTCGCCGCCGCCGCGCACGCCCACGGCGCCCGCATCGTGCTCGACGCCGCCCAGCTCGCCCCGCACCACCCCGTCGACATCGCCGAACTGGACGTCGACTGGGTCGCCTTCTCCGGCCACAAGCTGTACGCGCCCTTCGGCTCCGGCGTGCTGGCCGGCCGCTCCGACTGGCTGCGCGACGCCGAGCCCTACCTGGCCGGCGGCGGTGCCTCCCGCAAGGTCGCCCGGCGCACCGGCGGCGGGGTGGACGTCGAGTGGCACACCACCGCCGCCCGCCACGAGGCCGGTTCGCCCAACGTCATCGGCGTCTACTCCATCGCCTCCGCCTGCAAGGCGCTCACCGAGGCCGGGTTCGACAGCCTGGTCGCCCGCGAGCAGCAGCTCGTCTCCGAGGTCCGGGCCGGACTGGCGGAGGTCCCCGAGGTCAAGGTGCTCTCGCTGTTCGGTGACGACGCCCCCCGCGTCGGCGTCATCTCCTTCGTGGTGGAGGGCTGGAACAGCTCGCACTTCGCCGCGGCGCTCTCCGCCGAGTACGGCATCGGGGTGCGCGACGGTCTGTTCTGCGCCCACCCGCTGGTGCGCACCCTGCTCGGCAGCGACCCGCAGGACGTCGGCGAGTGCGGCGCGCCGGAGGCGGAGCCGGGCGAGAAGTCGCTCAACGCGATCCGGGTCAGCTTCGGCGCCGGTACGCCGGACGAGCACGTCGAGCGCTTCGTACGGGCGGTCAAGGAGCTGGTGAGCGAGGGCGCCCAGTGGAAGTACCGCACCGAGGACGGCCGCTGCGTCCCGGACCGGGGCACCGCCCAGCACTGA